The region GATGTGCACGGCCATCAGCACAAGAATGCATACAGCTGCGACTTTCTTCAGAAATGGGGACCGAATCGTCAGCTCCCACGGCTTAGTCGAGATCGAAGCGTGTGGGTCTAGTGCGTTGAGGTATGCAAGCTCCGCTTCATCAATCTTGCGTGCAACCGACTGTTCTTCGCTCACTACTCTTTACTCCTCGCTGCCGTAGCACACGCTACGTTCTTTCAGTTATGAATGTTTCTTCGGGGTCGCTCGGACTTTTTCAAGCTCGATGAGGGCACCGATTGCTGCCTGCACGGCTTCCGCGCCCTTGTCTTCCTTCGCGTCCTCTCCACCAGCACGCTCGTAGGCCTGGTCTTCTTCTTCGACGGTGAGTACTCCGTTTCCGACGGGCGTTGATTCGTCGAGTGCGATGCGGGTCAACCCTGCGGTCACCGAGTCACAAACGTACTCAAAGTGCGCCGTCTCACCTCGAATTACGCACCCTAGCGCTACGACAGCGTCGTAACGCTGAGCACAGGCCTGCACCACAAC is a window of Corynebacterium pseudogenitalium DNA encoding:
- the ribH gene encoding 6,7-dimethyl-8-ribityllumazine synthase, which codes for MASVGAPDAQTISGEGYTVAIVSTLWNQKIVERLRDRAISTAREMGAKYAEFTVAGALELPVVVQACAQRYDAVVALGCVIRGETAHFEYVCDSVTAGLTRIALDESTPVGNGVLTVEEEDQAYERAGGEDAKEDKGAEAVQAAIGALIELEKVRATPKKHS